One genomic region from Halococcus qingdaonensis encodes:
- a CDS encoding NUDIX hydrolase, giving the protein MSGLDPLAWETLESSTAYSCPGFDVVNERVRLPDGTETEFDSVTEPAAVVVLGFTPDGRVVVIEEWRQAVGRVNCGLPAGTVEPDEDIEQAARREFEEETGYVAEEMDHLTTVEPLNGLADSVHHHFVAHGCRSTGSQELDDNESIRVDTAEYDDLLRALADDDLRDGRSALCLLYYTRFGAESGVP; this is encoded by the coding sequence GCCTACTCCTGTCCGGGGTTCGACGTCGTCAACGAGCGGGTGCGCTTGCCGGACGGTACCGAGACGGAGTTCGATTCGGTCACCGAACCCGCCGCCGTCGTCGTGTTGGGGTTCACGCCCGACGGGAGGGTCGTGGTCATCGAGGAGTGGCGACAGGCGGTCGGGCGCGTGAACTGCGGGCTGCCGGCCGGCACCGTCGAGCCCGACGAAGACATCGAGCAGGCGGCGCGACGCGAGTTCGAGGAGGAGACGGGCTACGTCGCCGAGGAGATGGACCATCTCACGACCGTCGAGCCGCTCAATGGGCTCGCGGACTCGGTCCATCACCACTTCGTCGCGCATGGCTGTCGATCCACGGGCTCACAGGAACTGGACGACAACGAGTCGATTCGGGTCGATACAGCCGAATACGACGACCTGCTTCGCGCGCTCGCTGACGACGACCTCCGCGACGGGCGCAGCGCGCTCTGTCTACTCTACTACACTCGATTCGGCGCGGAAAGCGGAGTGCCTTAG
- the tgtA gene encoding tRNA guanosine(15) transglycosylase TgtA, with protein MNDVFELRSADAAGRIGELRVPRSDTVVETPALMPVVNPNLQTISPARLEDEFGAEICITNGYIISQSDYREEVLSTGLHEFLDFSGAIMTDSGSFQLAEYGEIDVTSAEILDFQYQIGSDIGTPVDIPTPPEAGRERAADELATTQDRLDSIQDVDTGEMLVNAPVQGGVHTDLRERAARDARATGLDIHPIGAVVPLMNAYEYGKMVDVVAAAKRGLGAASPVHLFGAGHPMMFALAVALGCDLFDSAAYALYARDDRYLTIRGTERLPELDYLPCECPVCVAHTPDELRAMPDDERETRLAEHNLHVSFGELRRIKQAIRRGDLLELVEARARGHPAMLDGYRALLDHAAQLEAEDPASKDAFFHLSAESARRPEVQRHHERLARLSAEGDILLTEGGTNAAYDESWRVVPPFGPFPRALSETYPLTAEVPERLADAAYESAASGVATLVAANPDTEFTLAHRNWPKRALETVPDRVRRSPLESMDEYEERGEGEP; from the coding sequence ATGAACGACGTTTTCGAACTCCGCAGCGCCGACGCCGCCGGCCGCATCGGCGAACTTCGGGTGCCGCGGTCCGACACGGTTGTCGAGACGCCCGCACTCATGCCCGTCGTCAACCCCAATCTCCAGACGATCTCGCCCGCACGACTCGAAGACGAGTTCGGCGCGGAGATATGCATCACTAACGGCTATATCATTTCCCAGAGCGACTACCGCGAGGAGGTGCTCTCGACGGGCCTCCACGAATTTCTCGATTTCTCCGGCGCGATCATGACCGACTCGGGATCGTTCCAGCTGGCCGAATACGGCGAAATCGACGTCACAAGTGCCGAAATACTGGATTTTCAGTATCAGATCGGCTCCGACATCGGCACGCCGGTCGACATCCCGACGCCGCCCGAAGCGGGCCGCGAGCGCGCCGCCGACGAGCTCGCGACCACACAGGACCGACTCGATTCGATCCAAGACGTCGACACCGGCGAGATGCTCGTCAACGCCCCGGTGCAGGGTGGTGTCCACACCGATCTGCGCGAGCGGGCCGCCCGCGACGCCCGCGCGACCGGGCTCGATATCCACCCGATCGGCGCGGTCGTCCCCTTGATGAACGCCTACGAGTACGGGAAAATGGTCGACGTGGTCGCGGCCGCGAAGCGTGGGCTGGGTGCGGCTTCCCCCGTCCACCTCTTTGGGGCGGGCCATCCGATGATGTTTGCGCTCGCGGTCGCGCTCGGCTGTGACCTGTTCGATTCGGCGGCCTACGCGCTCTACGCGCGCGACGACCGCTATCTCACTATCCGCGGCACCGAACGTCTCCCGGAACTCGACTATCTCCCCTGCGAGTGTCCGGTCTGCGTAGCGCACACGCCCGACGAGCTCCGCGCGATGCCCGACGACGAGCGCGAGACGCGCCTGGCCGAGCACAACCTCCACGTGAGCTTCGGCGAGCTCCGGCGCATCAAGCAGGCCATCCGCCGGGGCGACCTGCTCGAACTCGTCGAGGCACGCGCCCGGGGTCACCCGGCGATGCTCGACGGCTATCGCGCACTGCTCGATCACGCCGCCCAGCTCGAAGCAGAAGATCCGGCCTCGAAGGACGCCTTCTTCCATCTCTCAGCCGAGAGCGCCCGCCGGCCCGAGGTCCAACGCCATCACGAGCGCCTCGCGCGACTCTCGGCCGAAGGGGACATCCTGTTGACCGAGGGCGGCACCAACGCCGCATACGACGAATCCTGGCGTGTCGTCCCGCCCTTCGGCCCGTTCCCGCGCGCGCTCTCGGAGACGTATCCGCTCACCGCGGAGGTGCCCGAACGACTCGCCGATGCGGCCTACGAGAGCGCCGCGAGCGGGGTGGCGACGCTCGTGGCGGCGAATCCCGACACCGAGTTCACGCTCGCCCACCGGAACTGGCCCAAGCGCGCGCTCGAAACGGTCCCCGATCGGGTTCGACGTTCGCCGCTCGAATCGATGGACGAATACGAGGAGCGCGGCGAGGGGGAGCCATGA
- the arcS gene encoding archaeosine synthase subunit alpha — MTEFFEIHARDGPARIGELRLTESLTTPALVGDRIDDAGSLWPEARETPAGDRDSLTVLPHRALPAGTPDEVQSAFAVDTPEIDGPSAAVLSSGTATEHGSDAYVLSDTQGLVGHARAFVEGIVEVKRSIPDDAALYLPGVATPANVALLAYAGVDLFDADRAVVKGTQGKYLTSDGEQFVADLDELPCACSACQQSVDEFDREDCAAHNENVLRAQLATVRARIRRGRLRDYLEGQARHEAWLTAALRRFDQQYSYLEAHAPIFRRNELLAASEESLRRVEIQRFAERVTERYRNRFTNPLVLVPCSATKPYSESQSHGQFHDAIGFRAHTVSMTSPIGVVPQELECTYPAQHYDSVVTGEWTAGEVEFVARVLEAYLERNDYPRVIAHVPDDYRRITERVEETLDTEFEYTVEAHPTTSESLSNLADALSGELKYSKREREHNTVRAIADYQFGPAAGDDLVEDISTEGRYPKLRVHGDDHLATMVPQYGTLALTLAGAHRWVASDAPTKIVEIDEFVPHGSVLAPGIVDASEEIRVGDEVVVRGPKAFAIGRATMHGRAMAEASRGVAVDVRHVEES; from the coding sequence ATGACCGAGTTCTTCGAGATCCACGCGCGCGACGGGCCGGCGCGCATCGGCGAACTCCGACTGACGGAGTCGCTCACGACGCCCGCGCTTGTCGGCGACAGGATCGACGATGCGGGCAGTCTCTGGCCCGAAGCGCGCGAGACGCCCGCCGGCGACCGCGATTCGCTCACCGTTCTTCCACACCGAGCGCTACCCGCCGGCACCCCTGACGAAGTTCAGTCGGCGTTCGCGGTCGACACACCTGAAATCGACGGGCCGAGCGCCGCGGTGCTCTCGTCGGGAACGGCCACCGAACACGGCAGCGACGCCTACGTTCTCTCGGATACTCAAGGACTCGTCGGCCACGCCCGCGCGTTCGTCGAGGGGATCGTCGAGGTGAAGCGCTCGATCCCCGACGACGCGGCGCTCTACCTGCCGGGTGTGGCGACGCCGGCGAACGTCGCCCTGCTCGCGTACGCGGGCGTCGACCTGTTCGACGCCGATCGCGCGGTCGTGAAGGGCACGCAGGGGAAGTATCTCACGAGCGACGGCGAGCAGTTCGTCGCCGATCTCGACGAACTGCCCTGTGCCTGTTCGGCCTGCCAGCAGAGTGTGGACGAGTTCGATCGCGAGGACTGTGCGGCCCACAACGAGAACGTGCTCCGTGCCCAGCTCGCGACCGTCCGTGCGCGCATCCGCCGGGGACGGCTTCGCGATTATCTGGAGGGCCAGGCCCGTCACGAGGCGTGGCTCACCGCCGCTCTCCGACGGTTCGATCAGCAGTATTCGTATCTCGAAGCGCACGCACCGATCTTTCGTCGCAACGAACTGCTCGCCGCGAGCGAGGAGAGCCTCCGGCGGGTCGAGATTCAGCGCTTCGCCGAGCGCGTGACCGAGCGCTATCGCAATCGGTTTACCAACCCGCTCGTGCTCGTGCCCTGCTCGGCGACGAAACCCTACAGCGAGTCCCAGAGCCACGGCCAGTTCCACGATGCGATCGGCTTCCGAGCACACACCGTCTCGATGACCTCGCCCATTGGCGTCGTCCCGCAGGAACTCGAATGTACCTACCCGGCCCAGCACTACGATTCGGTGGTGACGGGCGAATGGACCGCGGGCGAGGTCGAGTTCGTCGCCCGCGTCCTGGAGGCCTACCTCGAACGCAACGACTACCCGCGGGTGATCGCCCACGTTCCCGACGATTACCGACGGATCACCGAGCGCGTCGAGGAGACCCTCGACACCGAATTCGAGTACACGGTCGAGGCTCACCCCACGACGAGTGAATCGCTGTCGAACCTCGCCGACGCGCTCTCGGGCGAGCTGAAGTATTCCAAACGCGAGCGCGAGCACAACACCGTCCGAGCCATCGCAGACTACCAGTTCGGCCCCGCCGCCGGCGACGACCTGGTCGAGGATATCTCGACGGAGGGACGCTATCCGAAGCTCAGAGTCCACGGCGACGACCATCTCGCCACGATGGTGCCCCAGTATGGCACGCTCGCACTCACGCTCGCGGGCGCACACCGCTGGGTCGCGAGCGACGCACCGACCAAGATCGTCGAGATCGATGAGTTCGTCCCCCACGGCAGCGTGCTCGCACCGGGGATCGTCGACGCGAGCGAGGAAATCCGGGTCGGCGACGAGGTCGTCGTCAGGGGACCGAAGGCGTTCGCGATCGGGCGCGCGACGATGCACGGGCGCGCGATGGCCGAGGCCTCCCGCGGGGTGGCCGTCGACGTGCGCCACGTCGAAGAATCGTAG
- a CDS encoding archaeosine biosynthesis radical SAM protein RaSEA, whose amino-acid sequence MSQPSPEVYEAGKGMDAHNAAMRGIRARNDRTYDPHEPTRVWVDEDNTPDGVRDSLTIILNTGGCRWARAGGCTMCGYVAESVEGGTVAHEALMDQLDVCLDHEREHADGPCPLIKIYTSGSFLDEREVPAETRRAIAEAFGDRERIVVESLPDFVEHDRLVDFTEQGLAVDVAVGLETATDRVRHDCVNKYFDFADFVAASEQARDAGAGIKAYLLMKPPFLSESEAVADMIASVERCAEYAHTVSMNPCNVQRHTMVEELYHDGGYRPPWLWSVAEVLHETADADALVISDPVGHGSDRGPHNCGECDDHVQTAIKDFDLRQDPSVFEQVSCECERTWEAVMEREKSYGLPLAR is encoded by the coding sequence ATGAGCCAGCCGAGCCCCGAGGTCTACGAGGCGGGGAAGGGCATGGACGCCCACAACGCCGCGATGCGCGGGATCCGCGCGCGCAACGACCGGACCTACGACCCGCACGAACCCACTCGGGTGTGGGTCGACGAGGACAACACGCCCGACGGCGTGCGAGACAGCCTGACGATCATCCTCAACACGGGTGGCTGTCGCTGGGCGCGCGCCGGCGGCTGTACGATGTGTGGCTACGTCGCCGAATCCGTCGAGGGTGGGACAGTCGCCCACGAGGCCCTCATGGATCAGCTCGATGTCTGCCTCGACCACGAACGCGAACACGCCGACGGACCGTGCCCGCTGATCAAGATTTACACCTCGGGCAGCTTCCTCGACGAGCGCGAGGTGCCCGCCGAGACACGCCGAGCGATCGCCGAGGCCTTCGGCGACCGCGAGCGCATCGTCGTCGAGTCACTGCCGGATTTCGTCGAACACGATCGGCTCGTCGACTTCACCGAGCAGGGACTCGCCGTCGACGTGGCGGTCGGACTGGAGACGGCCACGGACAGAGTGCGCCACGACTGTGTGAACAAATACTTCGACTTCGCCGATTTCGTCGCGGCGAGCGAGCAGGCCCGTGACGCGGGCGCTGGCATCAAGGCCTATCTCCTGATGAAACCGCCCTTCCTCAGCGAGTCCGAGGCCGTCGCGGACATGATTGCCTCGGTCGAGCGCTGTGCGGAGTACGCCCATACCGTCTCGATGAATCCTTGTAATGTCCAGCGCCACACGATGGTCGAGGAGCTGTACCACGACGGCGGCTACCGCCCGCCGTGGCTCTGGTCCGTGGCTGAAGTCCTCCACGAGACCGCGGACGCCGACGCGCTCGTGATCTCCGATCCGGTGGGCCACGGCTCCGATCGCGGTCCACACAACTGCGGGGAGTGCGACGATCACGTCCAGACTGCGATCAAGGACTTCGATCTCAGACAGGATCCATCGGTGTTCGAGCAGGTGTCCTGCGAGTGCGAGCGGACCTGGGAGGCGGTGATGGAGCGCGAGAAGAGCTACGGGCTGCCGCTGGCACGATAA
- the purQ gene encoding phosphoribosylformylglycinamidine synthase I, whose amino-acid sequence MTVSVIQFGGSNCDRDAVRALDAVGVAAERVWHEDGLPDDPSGIVLPGGFSYGDYLRAGAMAGRAPIVEEVRDAAHEGVPVLGVCNGAQVGCEAGLTPGAFTTNASARFQCEHVHLRVENAETPWTRAFEAGEVISLPIAHGEGRFEIGDEELATLDDEDRILFRYCDEDGNVTPAANPNGSTGAVAGLCGDREHVAVLMPHPERATLPELGGTDGQDVLRAFAE is encoded by the coding sequence ATGACGGTATCAGTGATCCAGTTCGGCGGCTCGAACTGCGACCGCGACGCCGTGCGCGCGCTCGACGCGGTGGGCGTCGCTGCCGAACGCGTCTGGCACGAGGACGGTCTCCCCGACGACCCCTCGGGCATCGTCCTTCCTGGAGGATTTTCCTACGGCGACTACCTCCGGGCCGGCGCGATGGCCGGACGCGCACCCATCGTCGAGGAGGTCCGCGATGCCGCGCACGAGGGCGTGCCGGTGCTCGGGGTCTGCAACGGCGCGCAGGTCGGCTGCGAGGCGGGGCTGACGCCCGGCGCGTTCACCACGAACGCGAGCGCGCGTTTCCAGTGCGAGCACGTCCACCTTCGCGTGGAGAACGCCGAGACACCGTGGACGCGCGCGTTCGAGGCGGGCGAAGTCATCTCGCTCCCGATCGCCCACGGTGAAGGACGCTTCGAGATCGGCGACGAGGAACTCGCAACACTCGACGACGAGGATCGGATTCTCTTTCGCTACTGTGACGAGGACGGAAACGTGACGCCGGCGGCGAACCCGAACGGCTCGACGGGCGCGGTGGCCGGTCTCTGCGGCGACCGCGAGCACGTCGCCGTGTTGATGCCACACCCCGAACGGGCCACGCTGCCGGAACTCGGCGGCACGGATGGTCAGGACGTTCTGCGCGCGTTCGCCGAGTGA
- the purS gene encoding phosphoribosylformylglycinamidine synthase subunit PurS: MTAYTAVVTVRLKRGVLDPEAETTRQALSRLGFELDELRAADRFEIDLDAESEAAAAERAESMAERLLANPTIHDHSVDIENR, from the coding sequence ATGACCGCCTACACCGCCGTCGTCACCGTGCGACTGAAGCGGGGCGTGCTCGATCCCGAGGCCGAGACCACCCGGCAGGCGCTCTCGCGACTCGGCTTCGAACTCGACGAGCTCCGCGCGGCCGACCGCTTCGAGATCGACCTCGACGCCGAGAGCGAAGCGGCCGCCGCCGAGCGTGCCGAATCGATGGCCGAACGCCTGCTCGCCAACCCGACCATCCACGACCACTCGGTCGACATCGAGAACAGATGA
- a CDS encoding phosphoribosylaminoimidazolesuccinocarboxamide synthase, whose protein sequence is MTSVKEFRVEQPATPDELGRGRFVFTDAYSIFDWGRMPDTIPEKGRSLCTMGAHNFALLEAEGIPTHYRGVVADGSVVDLAETDEPPREMAIDLAQVPELPVQNGDYDYGAFHADAGDNYLIPLEIVFRNTVPVGSSLRSRRDPQDVGLDVAEWPDDPVELPEPVVEFSTKFEEQDRYLTREEADAIAGRATLDELAALAREVNRVVTERAEEVGLTHEDGKIECLYHDGEVRVADVVGTFDENRFSYRGHELSKEVLRQYHKRTQPEWVTAVSAAKEEIEETQGTDWHALCGPDPEPLTADVVATASDLYTAGANAYVGRELFDAPELSAAVEAASELA, encoded by the coding sequence ATGACCAGCGTCAAGGAGTTTCGCGTCGAGCAGCCCGCGACGCCCGACGAGCTCGGCCGCGGACGGTTCGTCTTCACCGACGCCTACTCGATCTTCGACTGGGGGCGCATGCCCGACACGATCCCCGAGAAGGGGCGGAGCCTCTGTACGATGGGCGCACACAACTTCGCGCTGCTCGAAGCCGAAGGCATCCCGACGCACTACCGTGGCGTCGTCGCCGACGGTTCGGTGGTCGATCTCGCCGAGACGGACGAGCCGCCGCGCGAGATGGCGATCGATCTCGCACAGGTGCCCGAACTCCCCGTCCAGAACGGCGACTACGACTACGGGGCTTTCCACGCCGATGCGGGTGACAACTACCTGATCCCGCTCGAAATCGTCTTCCGGAACACGGTTCCGGTGGGGTCGAGTCTGCGCTCGCGCCGCGATCCTCAGGACGTCGGCCTCGATGTCGCGGAGTGGCCCGACGACCCCGTCGAGCTACCCGAGCCGGTCGTCGAGTTCTCGACGAAGTTCGAGGAGCAGGACCGCTATCTCACGCGGGAGGAAGCCGACGCGATCGCCGGCCGGGCGACGCTCGACGAGCTCGCGGCGCTCGCGCGCGAGGTGAATCGCGTCGTGACCGAGCGGGCCGAAGAGGTGGGGTTGACCCACGAGGACGGCAAGATCGAATGTCTCTACCACGATGGCGAGGTGCGCGTTGCGGACGTCGTCGGCACCTTCGACGAAAACCGGTTCTCGTATCGTGGCCACGAGCTCTCGAAGGAGGTGCTCAGACAGTACCACAAGCGCACCCAGCCCGAGTGGGTGACAGCCGTCTCCGCGGCGAAAGAGGAGATCGAAGAAACCCAAGGGACCGACTGGCACGCGCTCTGTGGACCCGATCCGGAGCCGCTCACCGCGGACGTCGTCGCGACCGCGAGCGACCTCTACACCGCCGGTGCGAACGCCTACGTCGGTCGGGAACTGTTCGATGCGCCCGAACTGAGTGCCGCGGTCGAGGCCGCGAGCGAACTGGCGTAG
- the cofH gene encoding 7,8-didemethyl-8-hydroxy-5-deazariboflavin synthase subunit CofH: MQRSRGEFGFECVPATDQSFENALRKARDGERLAVADGIELITTGTDERGIDPERKERVLEAADRRRAEAVGEQVTFVANLNNNVTTACNTGCLFCNFKDSSQHFRSDADESHGGFTKTPADSREIVERAAERGIYEVTSVSGLHPAFALDDEHHEILANHDDAAKTVNYRPPAAYDTDPGTYLEQIEAMSTCGVHFHSMTPEEAYHARRGTDWSYEEVYGRLQEAGLDSVPGTAAEILVDEVRDVICPGKIDTDGWLRAMRAAATVGLDMTATIMYGHVENAAHRIKHLQRVRELQDETGAITEFVPLSFIHPNTPLAERGIVEAGASDDEDELMIAVSRLFLDNVDNIQSSWVKYGDQQGLKMLSCGANDFMGTILSEEITKRAGGEFGEYRSFDEYVEMISAIGRTPAERSTDYRQVREINTDDPDGPRLGPQADGTPLFDGTSHAPADD, encoded by the coding sequence ATGCAGCGCTCGCGCGGGGAGTTCGGTTTCGAGTGCGTTCCCGCGACCGATCAGTCGTTCGAGAACGCCCTCCGGAAGGCACGGGACGGCGAACGGCTCGCGGTCGCCGACGGCATCGAGCTCATCACGACCGGCACCGACGAGAGAGGGATCGATCCCGAGCGAAAGGAGCGGGTGCTCGAAGCCGCCGACCGCCGTCGTGCGGAAGCGGTCGGCGAGCAGGTCACGTTCGTCGCGAACCTCAACAACAACGTCACGACCGCCTGCAACACTGGCTGTCTGTTCTGCAACTTCAAGGACAGCTCTCAACACTTCCGGTCGGACGCCGACGAGAGCCACGGCGGGTTCACCAAGACGCCGGCCGACTCCCGAGAGATCGTCGAGCGGGCCGCCGAACGCGGTATCTACGAGGTCACGTCGGTCTCGGGGCTCCATCCCGCCTTCGCGCTCGACGACGAACACCACGAAATTCTGGCGAATCACGATGACGCCGCGAAGACGGTGAACTACCGCCCGCCGGCGGCCTACGACACCGATCCTGGCACCTATCTGGAGCAGATCGAGGCGATGAGTACCTGTGGGGTGCATTTCCACTCGATGACACCGGAGGAGGCCTACCACGCCCGCCGCGGCACCGACTGGAGCTACGAGGAGGTCTATGGCCGACTCCAGGAAGCGGGGCTCGACTCGGTGCCCGGAACCGCGGCCGAGATCCTCGTCGACGAGGTGCGCGACGTCATCTGTCCGGGCAAGATCGACACCGACGGCTGGCTGCGGGCGATGAGGGCGGCCGCGACGGTGGGTCTCGACATGACCGCGACGATCATGTACGGCCACGTCGAGAACGCGGCTCATCGGATAAAGCACCTCCAGCGCGTGCGCGAACTCCAGGACGAAACGGGTGCGATCACCGAGTTCGTTCCCCTCTCCTTTATCCATCCGAACACGCCGCTCGCCGAGCGTGGGATCGTCGAAGCGGGCGCGAGCGACGACGAGGACGAGCTGATGATCGCCGTCTCGCGGCTGTTCCTCGACAACGTCGACAACATCCAGTCGAGCTGGGTGAAATACGGCGACCAGCAGGGGCTCAAGATGCTCTCGTGTGGTGCGAACGATTTCATGGGCACCATCCTCTCGGAGGAGATCACCAAGCGCGCGGGTGGCGAGTTCGGCGAGTACCGGAGCTTCGACGAGTACGTCGAGATGATATCGGCGATCGGACGGACGCCCGCCGAGCGCTCGACGGACTACCGGCAGGTGCGCGAGATCAACACCGACGACCCCGACGGCCCGCGACTCGGACCACAGGCTGACGGGACGCCGCTGTTCGACGGGACGAGCCACGCACCCGCCGACGACTGA
- the cofG gene encoding 7,8-didemethyl-8-hydroxy-5-deazariboflavin synthase subunit CofG, protein MSGIDAALDVTRGERDRLRSVGPDGVEPASALTFARNVFVPLTTACRYTCTYCTYFDPPGEASLLSHEEVRDVLETGADAGCTEALFTFGDTPDARYERIHEQLDEWGYDSIHDYLRAMCELALEVGLLPHSNPGDLTREQMADLADVNASMGVMLETTADVDAHSGSRKKTPEQRLETIRAAGEVGIPFTTGILIGIGEDWDDRAESLLAIRALHTEYGHIQEVIVQPVAENERWNGPTPTVETLRRAVAMARYALPEEVSVQVPPNLAPVREVVDCGVDDLGGVSPITDDHINPDYAWPGLRELESIADDAGVPLNERLPTHTRYVDEGWLAPRIERAIDRENEAGERYRAVLSTSD, encoded by the coding sequence ATGTCCGGTATCGACGCTGCCCTCGACGTCACTCGGGGCGAGCGCGACCGCCTCCGTTCCGTGGGCCCCGACGGCGTCGAGCCCGCGTCGGCGCTGACGTTCGCGCGCAACGTGTTCGTCCCGCTGACGACGGCCTGCCGGTACACCTGTACCTACTGTACCTACTTCGACCCGCCCGGCGAGGCCTCGCTGCTGAGCCACGAGGAAGTCCGCGACGTGCTCGAAACCGGCGCTGACGCCGGCTGTACGGAGGCCCTGTTCACCTTCGGTGACACGCCCGACGCGCGCTACGAACGCATCCACGAGCAGCTCGACGAGTGGGGCTACGACTCGATCCACGACTACCTCCGCGCGATGTGCGAGCTCGCTCTGGAAGTTGGTCTGCTCCCGCACAGCAACCCCGGCGATCTCACTCGCGAGCAGATGGCCGATCTCGCCGACGTGAACGCCTCGATGGGCGTCATGCTCGAAACCACCGCCGACGTCGACGCCCATTCGGGATCGCGAAAGAAGACGCCCGAACAGCGCCTCGAAACGATCCGCGCGGCCGGCGAGGTCGGGATCCCGTTCACGACGGGGATCCTGATCGGCATCGGCGAAGACTGGGACGACCGCGCCGAATCACTGCTCGCCATCCGCGCGCTCCACACGGAGTACGGCCACATCCAGGAGGTCATCGTCCAGCCGGTGGCCGAAAACGAGCGCTGGAACGGCCCCACACCCACCGTCGAGACGCTGCGCCGTGCGGTGGCGATGGCCCGCTACGCGCTACCCGAGGAGGTCTCGGTACAGGTCCCGCCGAACCTCGCGCCCGTTCGCGAGGTCGTCGACTGCGGCGTCGACGACCTCGGTGGCGTTTCGCCGATCACCGACGACCACATCAACCCGGACTACGCGTGGCCCGGCCTGCGCGAACTGGAGTCGATCGCCGACGATGCTGGCGTCCCACTGAACGAGCGTCTACCGACCCACACGCGCTACGTGGATGAAGGCTGGCTCGCGCCGCGGATCGAGCGCGCCATCGATCGCGAGAACGAGGCCGGCGAACGCTATCGGGCGGTGCTCTCAACGAGCGACTGA
- the cofC gene encoding 2-phospho-L-lactate guanylyltransferase: MRVVVPFAAEQPKTRLGDFFTLTERREFSGAMLTDVLAAIRESGHEPELLATAPVERDVPTTVDERPLTAAMNAVLEADSSIAVVMTDLPLATPAALTELFDISEDVVLAPGRGGGTNALVARHPDFRVDYHGTSYLDHREGARRIGASVGTVDSFRLATDIDERADLAEVLVHGEGAARAWLDRAGVRLVRNDGRVGVERTGNG, encoded by the coding sequence ATGCGCGTCGTCGTCCCGTTCGCTGCCGAGCAGCCGAAAACCCGCCTTGGTGACTTTTTTACCCTCACCGAGCGCCGCGAGTTCTCCGGCGCGATGCTCACCGACGTTCTCGCCGCCATTCGTGAGAGCGGCCACGAACCCGAACTGCTCGCGACCGCACCGGTCGAACGCGACGTGCCGACGACCGTCGACGAGCGCCCGCTGACCGCGGCCATGAACGCGGTTCTCGAAGCCGACTCGTCGATCGCGGTCGTGATGACCGACCTCCCGCTCGCGACACCCGCAGCACTCACGGAACTGTTCGACATTTCAGAGGACGTGGTGCTCGCTCCCGGTCGCGGCGGCGGGACGAACGCGCTCGTCGCGCGCCATCCAGACTTCCGCGTCGACTACCACGGTACCTCCTATCTCGACCACCGTGAGGGTGCCCGTCGCATCGGCGCGAGTGTCGGAACTGTTGATTCGTTCCGGCTCGCCACCGACATCGACGAGCGTGCCGATCTCGCCGAGGTGCTCGTCCATGGAGAGGGTGCGGCGCGCGCGTGGCTCGACCGTGCTGGCGTGCGACTCGTCCGCAATGACGGGCGCGTCGGCGTCGAGCGGACCGGAAACGGCTGA